One genomic window of Oscillospiraceae bacterium includes the following:
- a CDS encoding Gfo/Idh/MocA family oxidoreductase produces the protein MGKLKIGIIGTGGIANVHIESYLKNPNVELYALCDINEERLKAKGEKYGVTRLFTDKDEMLKLKELDAVSVTTWNSQHAPCTIAALNAGKHVICEKPMAMNAAEAQAMADAAKKNNKLLMIGFVRRFGNDCDILKDFVDSGYFGDIYYAKATYLRRNGNPGGWFADKSRSGGGPLIDLGVHVIDLARYLMGCPKPVSVYAVTFQKLFDRPGVKDSVGYSASDVAKGKHICDVEDFASALIRFDNGAVIALEASFALNIKDGVGDIQLMGTKAGARLDPSLEIFTEQNGYMCDISLKKPTALSFDGLFQKEIDHWVDCLLGKTECRVPAEAGVTLMKILDAAYESAKTGHEVMIK, from the coding sequence ATGGGCAAGCTGAAAATCGGCATCATCGGTACCGGCGGGATCGCAAACGTCCACATCGAAAGCTATCTGAAAAACCCCAACGTTGAACTCTACGCACTCTGCGACATCAACGAAGAGCGTTTAAAGGCAAAGGGTGAAAAATACGGCGTCACCCGTCTCTTTACCGATAAAGACGAGATGCTCAAGCTCAAAGAGCTCGACGCGGTTTCGGTCACGACTTGGAATTCTCAGCACGCGCCCTGCACGATTGCGGCTTTAAACGCGGGCAAACATGTCATCTGCGAAAAGCCGATGGCAATGAACGCCGCTGAAGCGCAAGCCATGGCGGACGCCGCCAAAAAGAACAACAAGCTGCTGATGATCGGCTTTGTGCGCCGGTTCGGAAATGACTGCGATATCCTCAAGGACTTTGTCGACAGCGGCTATTTCGGCGATATCTATTATGCCAAAGCGACTTATTTGCGCCGCAACGGCAACCCCGGCGGCTGGTTTGCCGACAAATCCCGCAGCGGCGGCGGCCCGCTGATCGATCTGGGCGTACACGTCATCGATCTGGCGCGCTACCTGATGGGCTGCCCGAAGCCGGTCTCGGTCTATGCGGTCACCTTCCAAAAACTCTTCGACCGTCCGGGCGTTAAGGATAGCGTCGGTTACAGCGCGTCGGATGTCGCCAAAGGCAAACACATCTGCGACGTCGAGGATTTTGCCTCGGCGCTGATCCGTTTCGACAACGGTGCGGTGATTGCGCTGGAGGCCAGTTTTGCACTGAACATCAAGGACGGCGTCGGCGATATCCAGCTGATGGGTACCAAAGCCGGTGCGCGGCTTGACCCGTCCCTCGAAATTTTCACGGAACAAAACGGCTATATGTGCGATATTTCACTCAAAAAACCGACCGCGCTCAGTTTTGACGGGCTGTTCCAAAAGGAAATCGACCACTGGGTCGACTGCCTGCTCGGCAAAACCGAGTGCCGCGTACCCGCAGAAGCCGGTGTGACCCTGATGAAGATTCTCGACGCGGCTTACGAATCCGCCAAAACCGGACATGAGGTGATGATAAAATGA